The following proteins come from a genomic window of Streptomyces sp. GS7:
- the ald gene encoding alanine dehydrogenase: protein MKVGIPREVKNNEFRVAITPAGVNELVRNGHQVFIEKDAGLGSSITNEEYVSAGATILDTADEVWGTADLLLKVKEPIAEEYHRLRKDQTLFTYLHLAASKECTDALLASGTTAIAYETVETAGRQLPLLAPMSEVAGRIAPQVGAYHLMRQAGGRGVLPGGVPGVQAGKAVVIGGGVSGWNAVQIAVGLGFHVTLLDRDINKLREADKIFGTKVQTIVSNAYELEKAVVEADLVVGAVLIPGAKAPKLVTNELVAKMKPGSVLVDIAIDQGGCFEDSKPTTHAEPTFQVHNSVFYCVANMPGAVPNTSTYALTNATLPYIVELANRGWVEALRRDPALAKGLNTHDGKVVYPEVAEAHGLECTELRTLLG from the coding sequence GTGAAGGTCGGCATCCCCCGCGAAGTCAAGAACAACGAGTTCCGGGTGGCTATCACGCCCGCCGGAGTCAACGAGCTCGTCCGCAACGGCCACCAGGTCTTCATCGAGAAGGACGCCGGCCTCGGCTCGTCCATCACGAACGAGGAGTACGTCTCCGCGGGCGCGACCATCCTCGACACCGCCGACGAGGTCTGGGGCACCGCCGACCTGCTGCTGAAGGTCAAGGAGCCGATCGCCGAGGAGTACCACCGCCTCCGCAAGGACCAGACGCTCTTCACCTACCTGCACCTGGCCGCCTCCAAGGAGTGCACCGACGCCCTCCTGGCGTCCGGCACCACCGCCATCGCCTACGAGACCGTCGAGACCGCCGGCCGCCAGCTGCCGCTGCTCGCCCCGATGTCCGAGGTCGCGGGCCGGATCGCCCCGCAGGTCGGCGCGTACCACCTGATGCGTCAGGCCGGTGGCCGCGGCGTGCTGCCGGGCGGCGTCCCCGGCGTCCAGGCGGGCAAGGCCGTCGTCATCGGCGGTGGCGTCTCCGGCTGGAACGCCGTGCAGATCGCCGTGGGCCTCGGCTTCCACGTCACCCTGCTCGACCGGGACATCAACAAGCTCCGCGAGGCCGACAAGATCTTCGGCACCAAGGTGCAGACGATCGTCTCCAACGCCTACGAGCTGGAGAAGGCCGTCGTCGAGGCCGACCTGGTCGTCGGTGCGGTCCTGATCCCCGGCGCCAAGGCCCCGAAGCTGGTCACCAACGAGCTCGTCGCCAAGATGAAGCCCGGAAGTGTTCTTGTCGACATCGCCATCGACCAGGGCGGTTGCTTCGAGGACTCCAAGCCGACCACGCACGCCGAGCCGACCTTCCAGGTCCACAACTCGGTCTTCTACTGCGTCGCCAACATGCCCGGCGCGGTGCCCAACACCTCCACCTACGCCCTCACCAACGCCACGCTGCCCTACATCGTGGAGCTGGCGAACCGCGGCTGGGTCGAGGCGCTGCGCCGTGACCCGGCGCTGGCCAAGGGCCTGAACACGCACGACGGCAAGGTGGTCTACCCCGAGGTCGCCGAGGCGCACGGCCTCGAGTGCACCGAGCTGCGCACGCTCCTGGGCTGA
- a CDS encoding ParA family protein, whose protein sequence is MDGHHVNAMAGDRGSGEPARLADYDDLPEGHFYDPDAEYEPDPEYAATLAPDAARQRRERVGPTGRPLPYFPIPGPLSDHGPAKIIAMCNQKGGVGKTTSTINLGAALAEYGRRVLLVDFDPQGALSVGLGVNPMELDLTVYNLLMERGMSADEVLLKTAVPNMDLLPSNIDLSAAEVQLVSEVARESTLQRALKPLLADYDYIVIDCQPSLGLLTVNALTAAHKVIVPLECEFFALRGVALLTETIEKVQERLNPELELDGILATMYDSRTVHSREVLARVVEAFDDHVYHTVIGRTVRFPETTVAGEPITTYASNSVGAAAYRQLAREVLARCHAE, encoded by the coding sequence ATGGACGGCCATCACGTGAACGCCATGGCCGGCGACCGGGGCAGTGGAGAACCCGCCCGTCTCGCCGACTACGACGACCTGCCCGAGGGGCACTTCTACGATCCGGACGCGGAGTACGAACCGGACCCCGAATACGCGGCGACGCTCGCGCCAGACGCCGCGCGCCAGCGCCGCGAGCGCGTCGGCCCGACCGGGCGACCGCTCCCGTACTTCCCCATTCCGGGGCCGCTGTCGGATCACGGCCCCGCCAAAATCATCGCGATGTGCAACCAGAAGGGCGGGGTCGGCAAGACCACCTCGACCATCAACCTGGGCGCCGCACTCGCCGAATACGGACGACGGGTGCTGCTCGTCGACTTCGACCCGCAGGGAGCCCTGTCGGTCGGACTCGGCGTCAACCCGATGGAGCTCGACCTGACGGTCTACAACCTGCTCATGGAGCGGGGCATGTCGGCCGACGAGGTCCTGCTCAAGACCGCGGTCCCCAACATGGACCTGCTGCCCAGCAATATCGATTTGTCAGCGGCGGAGGTGCAGTTGGTCAGCGAGGTCGCCCGCGAGTCGACCCTCCAGCGGGCGCTCAAGCCGCTGCTGGCCGACTACGACTACATCGTCATCGACTGTCAGCCCTCGCTCGGCCTGCTGACCGTCAACGCACTGACGGCCGCTCACAAGGTCATCGTGCCGCTGGAGTGCGAGTTCTTCGCGCTGCGCGGTGTCGCGCTGCTGACCGAGACGATCGAGAAGGTCCAGGAGCGGCTCAACCCCGAACTGGAGCTGGACGGCATCCTGGCGACCATGTACGACTCCCGTACGGTGCACAGCCGCGAGGTCCTGGCGCGCGTCGTCGAGGCGTTCGACGACCACGTCTACCACACCGTCATCGGCCGTACGGTCCGCTTCCCCGAGACCACCGTCGCGGGCGAGCCGATCACCACGTACGCGTCCAACTCCGTGGGTGCCGCCGCCTATCGCCAGCTCGCCAGGGAGGTGCTCGCCCGGTGTCACGCCGAGTGA
- a CDS encoding segregation and condensation protein A, which translates to MPTTDDDAPAPRARRALGRGPGAVPQAAPEAARETPAPGERHEAAPADTVPPEAVPGEAAPREAAGGEPVAGEAAAPAGEAPREGGDGRFTLRLDNFEGPFDLLLQLISKHKLDVTEVALSKVTDEFMAHIRAMGPDWDLDQTTEFLVVAATLLDLKAARLLPAAEVEDEADLALLEARDLLFARLLQYRAYKRIADIFSDRLADEARRYPRTVGLEPQYAELLPEVVIGIGAEGFAKLAVKAMQPKARPQVYVDHIHAPLVSVREQAGVVMARLREVGEAGFQELVADAPDTLTVVARFLALLELYRERVVALDQEEALGALTVRWTGAEGAAPVVTDEFDREPGEREPDEPAGTPDAAEAADTADTAGPAGTTDTADTADEEEEARA; encoded by the coding sequence ATGCCCACGACCGACGACGACGCCCCCGCCCCCCGCGCCCGACGAGCCCTGGGCCGGGGGCCGGGGGCGGTCCCGCAGGCCGCACCGGAAGCCGCCCGGGAAACGCCGGCTCCCGGGGAGCGGCACGAGGCCGCGCCGGCGGACACCGTGCCACCCGAGGCCGTACCGGGCGAGGCCGCGCCGCGGGAGGCGGCGGGCGGGGAGCCCGTGGCTGGTGAGGCCGCCGCTCCGGCCGGCGAGGCTCCTCGGGAGGGCGGCGACGGCCGCTTCACCCTCCGGCTGGACAACTTCGAGGGCCCCTTCGATCTGCTGCTCCAGCTGATCTCCAAGCACAAGCTGGATGTCACCGAGGTCGCGCTGTCCAAGGTGACCGACGAGTTCATGGCGCACATCCGGGCGATGGGGCCGGACTGGGACCTCGACCAGACCACGGAGTTCCTGGTCGTCGCGGCCACGCTGCTGGACCTCAAGGCGGCCCGGCTGCTGCCCGCCGCCGAGGTGGAGGACGAGGCGGACCTGGCCCTCCTGGAGGCCCGGGACCTGCTCTTCGCCAGGCTGCTCCAGTACCGCGCGTACAAGCGGATCGCGGACATCTTCAGCGACCGGCTGGCCGACGAGGCCCGCCGCTACCCCCGTACGGTCGGGCTGGAGCCGCAGTACGCCGAGCTGCTGCCCGAGGTCGTCATCGGTATCGGGGCGGAGGGGTTCGCCAAGCTGGCCGTGAAGGCGATGCAGCCCAAGGCCAGGCCGCAGGTCTACGTCGATCACATCCACGCGCCCCTGGTGAGCGTGCGGGAGCAGGCCGGGGTGGTGATGGCGCGGCTGCGGGAGGTGGGCGAGGCCGGCTTCCAGGAGCTGGTCGCGGACGCACCGGACACCCTCACCGTCGTGGCCCGCTTCCTGGCCCTGCTGGAGCTCTACCGGGAGCGGGTGGTGGCCCTGGACCAGGAGGAGGCCCTGGGGGCGCTGACGGTGCGCTGGACGGGCGCGGAGGGGGCCGCGCCCGTGGTCACCGACGAGTTCGACCGGGAGCCGGGCGAGCGGGAGCCGGACGAGCCGGCGGGCACACCCGACGCGGCGGAAGCAGCGGACACAGCCGACACAGCGGGGCCGGCGGGAACGACGGACACGGCGGACACGGCGGACGAGGAAGAGGAGGCGCGGGCGTGA
- the scpB gene encoding SMC-Scp complex subunit ScpB: MSGAAYDITERGPGELPETADAPTGALGLEGLELKPALEAVLMVVDEPATEEHLARVLERPRRAVALALRELSDDYTREGRGFDLRVVAGGWRFYSRAAYADAVESFVLDGQQARLTQAALETLAVVAYRQPVSRSRVSAVRGVNCDGVMRTLLQRGLVEEAGTEPETGAILYRTTNYFLERTGLRGLDELPELAPFLPEADAVEGDSAEGMPSFDVDDSGDSQTDHDAKQRQEQQRQR, encoded by the coding sequence ATGAGCGGCGCGGCGTACGACATCACGGAGCGGGGCCCCGGGGAGCTCCCGGAGACCGCGGACGCGCCCACCGGGGCGCTGGGCCTCGAAGGACTGGAGCTGAAGCCCGCGCTGGAGGCCGTCCTCATGGTCGTCGACGAGCCCGCGACCGAGGAGCACCTGGCCAGGGTGCTGGAGCGGCCCCGCCGGGCGGTCGCGCTGGCGCTGCGCGAGCTGTCCGACGACTACACCCGTGAGGGGCGCGGCTTCGACCTGCGGGTGGTGGCCGGGGGCTGGCGGTTCTACTCCCGGGCCGCGTACGCGGACGCGGTGGAGAGCTTCGTTCTGGACGGCCAGCAGGCCCGGCTCACGCAGGCCGCATTGGAGACTCTGGCCGTGGTCGCGTACCGTCAGCCGGTCAGCCGTTCCCGCGTCTCGGCCGTACGCGGAGTCAACTGTGACGGCGTGATGCGCACGCTCCTCCAGCGCGGCCTGGTGGAGGAGGCGGGGACGGAACCTGAAACAGGTGCGATCCTGTACAGGACGACGAACTACTTTCTGGAGCGGACGGGCCTGCGCGGCCTGGACGAGCTTCCTGAGCTGGCACCGTTCCTCCCGGAGGCGGACGCGGTCGAGGGCGACTCCGCGGAAGGTATGCCGTCGTTCGACGTAGACGACAGCGGCGACTCTCAGACGGATCATGATGCGAAGCAGCGGCAGGAACAGCAGCGGCAGCGGTAG
- a CDS encoding pseudouridine synthase, translating to MRSSGRNSSGSGRGNHRGADGGTSRPKAGGKRDDKQQRSGRPRPEERRYDVGGSSGSDERRGGGKGGARGAAARGGAKGGPRTGASQGGRPGGKDGQQRGRGPAPARSREYDAKIEERNRARYDKPQVKTPKTFGEQEGERLQKVLARAGMGSRRACEELIEQARVEVNGQVVMEQGLRVDPEKDEIKVDGLTVATQSYLFFALNKPAGVVSTMEDPDGRQCLGDYVTNRETRLFHVGRLDTETEGIILLTNHGELAHRLTHPRYGVRKTYLAAIQGPLPRDLGKQLKDGIQLEDGYARADHFRVVENTGKNYLVEVSLHEGRKHIVRRMLAEAGFPVDKLVRTHFGPIALGDQKSGWLRRMTNTEVGMLMREVDL from the coding sequence ATGCGAAGCAGCGGCAGGAACAGCAGCGGCAGCGGTAGGGGCAACCACCGCGGAGCGGATGGCGGCACCTCCCGGCCGAAGGCTGGGGGAAAGCGGGACGACAAGCAGCAGCGCTCGGGCCGCCCCCGTCCCGAGGAGCGCCGCTACGACGTGGGCGGATCCTCCGGGAGCGACGAGCGCCGGGGCGGCGGCAAGGGCGGCGCCCGCGGCGCGGCGGCCCGCGGCGGCGCCAAGGGCGGTCCCCGTACGGGCGCGTCCCAGGGCGGCCGGCCGGGCGGCAAGGACGGTCAGCAGCGCGGCCGCGGCCCGGCGCCCGCGCGGTCCCGTGAGTACGACGCCAAGATCGAGGAGCGCAACCGCGCCCGCTACGACAAGCCGCAGGTCAAGACCCCCAAGACCTTCGGCGAGCAGGAGGGCGAGCGGCTCCAGAAGGTGCTGGCCCGGGCCGGTATGGGCTCCCGGCGGGCCTGCGAGGAGCTGATCGAGCAGGCGCGCGTCGAGGTCAACGGCCAGGTCGTCATGGAACAGGGCCTCCGGGTAGACCCGGAGAAGGACGAGATCAAGGTCGACGGCCTGACGGTCGCCACCCAGTCGTACCTCTTCTTCGCGCTGAACAAGCCGGCAGGTGTGGTCTCCACGATGGAGGACCCGGACGGGCGCCAGTGCCTGGGCGACTACGTCACCAACCGGGAGACCCGGCTCTTCCACGTCGGCCGTCTGGACACCGAGACCGAGGGCATCATCCTGCTCACCAACCACGGTGAGCTGGCCCACCGGCTGACCCACCCGCGCTACGGCGTCCGCAAGACCTACCTCGCCGCCATCCAGGGGCCCCTCCCGCGCGACCTGGGCAAGCAGCTCAAGGACGGCATCCAGCTGGAGGACGGCTACGCGCGTGCCGACCACTTCCGGGTCGTGGAGAACACCGGCAAGAACTACCTCGTCGAGGTGAGCCTCCACGAAGGCCGCAAGCACATCGTGCGCCGGATGCTGGCCGAGGCCGGCTTCCCCGTGGACAAGCTCGTCCGGACGCACTTCGGCCCGATCGCCCTGGGCGACCAGAAGTCGGGCTGGCTGCGCCGGATGACCAACACCGAGGTCGGCATGCTGATGCGCGAGGTCGACCTGTAG
- a CDS encoding ADP-ribosylglycohydrolase family protein → MGQLHGGRAATGSLIGLALGDALGFPTEFSDVPGILAKCGPWRGMDLPTPAFVTDDTQMTLALGRGLRTAMARGELTAAGLEKPVRDEYVAWWRSPDNNRAPGGTCLRACELLSTPARAWADASQIGSKGCGANMRVAPIGLVPGLTAAQRSGAAQLQSALTHGHPTGLAASDLTAYAVRALADGARPAELPGLLRAYAHAQRTVYREDWLGDLWRRSQDPSAVSFIARGWDECLGVLDRLDAALAAPDREADPCLATGAGWIAEEALATGLLCFLLFPEEPLTALRRAACTSGDSDSIACLAGAFAGAWLGPGAWPEEWAGRIEYREELLALGAAWDA, encoded by the coding sequence ATGGGGCAGCTCCACGGGGGGCGTGCGGCCACGGGGTCGCTGATCGGGCTGGCGCTCGGCGACGCACTGGGCTTTCCGACCGAGTTCAGCGATGTGCCGGGGATCCTGGCGAAGTGCGGGCCGTGGCGCGGGATGGACCTGCCGACGCCCGCGTTCGTCACCGACGACACGCAGATGACGCTCGCGCTGGGGCGCGGCCTGCGGACGGCCATGGCACGCGGCGAACTGACCGCGGCCGGGCTGGAGAAGCCCGTACGGGACGAGTACGTGGCCTGGTGGCGCTCGCCCGACAACAACCGGGCCCCGGGCGGCACCTGCCTGCGCGCCTGCGAACTGCTCAGCACCCCGGCGCGGGCCTGGGCCGACGCCAGCCAGATCGGGTCGAAGGGCTGCGGCGCCAACATGCGGGTGGCGCCCATCGGGCTGGTGCCGGGCCTGACCGCGGCGCAGCGCTCCGGCGCGGCGCAGCTGCAGTCCGCGCTGACCCACGGGCACCCCACCGGGCTCGCCGCCAGCGACCTGACCGCGTATGCCGTACGGGCGCTCGCCGACGGCGCCCGCCCGGCCGAACTGCCCGGCCTGCTGCGGGCGTACGCGCACGCCCAGCGCACCGTCTACCGGGAGGACTGGCTCGGCGACCTCTGGCGCCGGTCCCAGGACCCGTCGGCGGTGTCCTTCATCGCGCGCGGCTGGGACGAGTGCCTGGGCGTGCTGGACCGGCTGGACGCGGCGCTCGCCGCGCCGGACCGGGAGGCCGATCCGTGCCTGGCCACCGGGGCCGGCTGGATCGCCGAGGAGGCGCTGGCCACCGGGCTGCTGTGCTTCCTGCTCTTCCCGGAGGAGCCGCTCACCGCGCTGCGCCGGGCGGCCTGCACGTCCGGCGACTCCGACTCCATCGCCTGCCTCGCGGGCGCCTTCGCGGGCGCCTGGCTGGGGCCCGGGGCGTGGCCCGAGGAGTGGGCCGGGCGGATCGAGTACCGCGAGGAGCTGCTGGCGCTGGGGGCGGCCTGGGATGCCTGA
- a CDS encoding nucleotidyltransferase domain-containing protein: protein MPEHPTAAGGTAAPAGRDTVLRAAGLPAVDLEAIVGEQRDPLVFATVSGAHLYGFPSRDSDVDLRGAHLLPVADLVGLREPEETRTRMGDRDGVETDLVSHDLRKFARLLLRPNGYVLEQLLSPLVVHTTPVHEELAALAPELLTARHAHHYRGFAGTQWRLFEKTGELKPLLYTLRVLLTGIHLMAGGRLEPHLPTLVGELAAPAYVPELIAAKEAAEHGPAGAVVDPARLRADIEALHARLDAAQAATALPDVPGARDALHDLVVRARLGGAGWG, encoded by the coding sequence ATGCCTGAGCACCCGACCGCCGCCGGCGGCACCGCGGCGCCCGCCGGGCGGGACACGGTACTGCGGGCGGCCGGGCTGCCCGCCGTCGACCTGGAAGCGATCGTCGGGGAGCAGCGCGACCCGCTGGTCTTCGCCACGGTCTCCGGCGCGCACCTCTACGGCTTCCCGTCCCGCGACTCCGACGTGGACCTGCGCGGCGCCCATCTGCTGCCGGTGGCCGACCTCGTGGGGCTGCGCGAGCCCGAGGAGACCCGGACGCGGATGGGGGACCGGGACGGCGTCGAGACGGACCTGGTCTCGCACGACCTGCGGAAGTTCGCCCGCCTCCTGTTGCGCCCCAACGGCTACGTCCTGGAGCAGCTGCTGTCCCCGCTGGTCGTGCACACCACGCCGGTCCACGAGGAGCTGGCGGCCCTCGCGCCGGAGCTGCTCACCGCCCGTCACGCGCACCACTACCGCGGCTTCGCGGGCACCCAGTGGCGGCTGTTCGAGAAGACCGGCGAGCTGAAGCCGCTGCTGTACACCCTGCGGGTGCTGCTGACCGGCATCCACCTGATGGCCGGCGGCCGCCTGGAGCCCCATCTGCCCACCCTGGTGGGCGAGTTGGCGGCGCCCGCCTACGTACCCGAGCTGATCGCGGCCAAGGAGGCGGCGGAACACGGCCCGGCCGGCGCGGTGGTGGACCCGGCCCGGCTGCGCGCCGACATCGAGGCGCTGCACGCCCGGCTGGACGCCGCGCAGGCCGCCACCGCGCTGCCGGACGTGCCGGGTGCCCGGGACGCGCTGCACGATCTGGTCGTCCGGGCCCGGCTCGGCGGCGCGGGGTGGGGCTGA
- a CDS encoding nucleotidyltransferase domain-containing protein — MPEAATAHSLVTEHTVYACVMGSRAFGLAIETSDTDRRGVYLAPTSLFWRFEKPPTHVEGPREEEFSWELERFCQLALRANPNILECLHSPFVEHADATGRELLALRGAFLSRQAHRTFAGYATGQLRQLRADVRRYGAPRWKHAVHLLRLLASSRDLLRTGVLTLDVGPAREELLAVRRGEVAWEAVQRRMAALSEEADAAVSGSPLPAEPDRARVADFLYRTRRDSALGRV; from the coding sequence ATGCCGGAAGCCGCCACCGCTCATTCCCTGGTCACCGAGCACACCGTGTACGCGTGTGTGATGGGCTCGCGCGCCTTCGGGCTCGCCATCGAGACCAGCGACACCGACCGCCGCGGGGTCTACCTCGCACCCACCTCGCTCTTCTGGAGGTTCGAGAAGCCGCCGACGCATGTGGAAGGGCCGCGCGAGGAGGAGTTCTCCTGGGAGCTGGAACGGTTCTGCCAGCTCGCGCTGCGCGCCAACCCCAACATCCTGGAGTGCCTGCACTCGCCCTTCGTGGAGCACGCCGACGCCACCGGCCGGGAACTGCTCGCGCTGCGCGGGGCGTTCCTCTCCCGGCAGGCGCACCGCACCTTCGCCGGCTACGCCACGGGCCAGCTCAGGCAGCTGCGCGCCGACGTGCGGCGCTACGGCGCGCCCCGCTGGAAGCACGCCGTGCACCTGCTGCGGCTGCTGGCCTCCTCCCGCGACCTGCTGCGTACGGGCGTCCTGACGCTGGACGTCGGCCCGGCCCGCGAGGAGCTGCTGGCGGTCCGGCGCGGCGAGGTGGCCTGGGAGGCGGTGCAGCGCCGGATGGCGGCGCTGTCCGAGGAGGCCGACGCGGCGGTGTCCGGCTCGCCGCTGCCCGCCGAGCCGGACCGGGCCCGGGTGGCGGACTTCCTCTACCGGACCCGCCGCGACTCGGCGCTGGGCCGGGTCTGA
- the aroH gene encoding chorismate mutase, whose protein sequence is MAVRAVRGAVQLERDDAEHMKEQVGELLTAILERNDLLPDDLISVWFTATPDLRSDFPAAAARGLGITDVPLICAQELDVTGAMERVVRVLAHVETGLSKAGIAHVYLGAAGALRKDIAQ, encoded by the coding sequence GTGGCGGTACGAGCCGTCCGCGGGGCGGTCCAGCTGGAGCGGGACGACGCGGAGCACATGAAGGAGCAGGTCGGCGAGCTGCTCACCGCCATCCTGGAGCGTAACGACCTGCTGCCCGACGACCTGATCAGCGTGTGGTTCACCGCCACCCCCGATCTGCGCAGCGACTTCCCGGCCGCCGCCGCGCGCGGCCTGGGCATCACGGACGTCCCGCTGATCTGCGCCCAGGAGCTGGACGTCACCGGTGCCATGGAGCGTGTGGTGCGGGTGCTGGCCCATGTGGAGACCGGGCTGTCCAAGGCCGGGATCGCCCATGTCTACCTGGGGGCAGCCGGAGCGCTGCGGAAGGACATCGCCCAGTGA
- a CDS encoding prephenate dehydrogenase, with protein sequence MRTALVIGTGLIGTSAALALNARGVQVFLEDHDQAQALTAAALGAGTAEPPPGPVDLAVVAVPPARVATALAGAIRRGAARAYIDVASVKGGPRRELEALGCDLSGYLGTHPMAGRERSGPLAATADLFEGRPWVLTPVPGGDTEVLNLALELVALCRAVPVVMDADAHDRAVALVSHTPQLLSSLVAARLKGADETAVRLCGQGIRDVTRIAASDPAMWIDILSANPGPVADVLAEVAADLDETVRSLRALESTDEEKRGGGATGIADVLRRGNAGRERVPGKHGAAPAVYETVAVYIGDQPGELARIFADAGRAGVNIEDVRIEHATGQQAGFIQLTVEPSAVPVLTAELRERGWSIRQ encoded by the coding sequence GTGAGGACCGCACTCGTCATCGGAACGGGCCTGATCGGCACCTCCGCCGCGCTGGCGCTGAACGCCCGGGGCGTCCAGGTGTTCCTGGAGGACCACGACCAGGCGCAGGCACTGACGGCCGCCGCGCTCGGCGCCGGTACGGCCGAGCCGCCGCCCGGCCCGGTCGACCTGGCCGTCGTCGCCGTGCCGCCGGCCCGCGTCGCGACGGCGCTGGCCGGCGCGATACGGCGCGGCGCGGCGCGGGCGTACATCGACGTCGCCAGCGTCAAGGGCGGCCCGCGCCGTGAGCTGGAGGCCCTGGGCTGCGACCTGTCCGGCTATCTGGGCACGCACCCGATGGCCGGCCGGGAGCGCTCCGGGCCGCTGGCCGCCACCGCCGATCTCTTCGAGGGCCGCCCCTGGGTGCTCACCCCGGTCCCCGGCGGCGACACCGAGGTGCTCAATCTCGCGCTGGAGCTGGTCGCGCTGTGCCGGGCTGTCCCGGTGGTGATGGACGCGGACGCGCACGACCGCGCCGTCGCCCTGGTGTCGCACACCCCGCAGCTGCTCTCCAGTCTCGTCGCGGCCCGCCTCAAGGGCGCCGACGAGACCGCGGTGCGGCTCTGCGGCCAGGGCATCCGCGACGTGACCCGGATCGCGGCCTCGGATCCGGCGATGTGGATCGACATCCTGTCCGCCAACCCGGGCCCGGTCGCCGACGTGCTGGCCGAGGTCGCCGCCGATCTGGACGAGACCGTACGGTCGCTGCGCGCCCTGGAGTCCACCGACGAGGAGAAGCGCGGAGGCGGGGCCACCGGTATCGCCGACGTGCTCCGCCGCGGCAACGCCGGCCGCGAGCGGGTGCCCGGCAAGCACGGCGCCGCCCCGGCCGTGTACGAGACCGTCGCGGTCTACATCGGCGACCAGCCGGGCGAGCTGGCCCGGATCTTCGCCGACGCCGGCCGCGCCGGGGTCAACATCGAGGACGTCCGCATCGAGCACGCCACGGGCCAGCAGGCCGGCTTCATCCAGCTGACGGTCGAGCCGTCGGCGGTGCCGGTGCTGACCGCGGAGCTGCGGGAGCGGGGGTGGTCGATCCGGCAGTGA
- the cmk gene encoding (d)CMP kinase: MFVTVETAARTAPAAVIVAIDGPAGTGKSSTSKAVAAKLGLGYLDTGAQYRAITWWMLTNGIDVDDAVAVADASAKPVIVSGTDPAAPTITVDGLDAAGPIRSQEVTAAVSAVSAVPEVRALITDLQRSIAAGAPHGIVVEGRDIGITVLPDADLKVFLTASPEARAARRNGELRGKNPELAADLAATREALVKRDAADSSRKTSPLAKADDAVEVDTTDLTLDQVIECVVTLVEGVSAEKAGRVAR, translated from the coding sequence GTGTTCGTCACCGTGGAAACCGCCGCTCGGACCGCCCCGGCTGCAGTGATTGTCGCCATCGACGGCCCCGCAGGCACGGGCAAGTCCAGCACGTCCAAGGCCGTCGCCGCCAAGCTGGGACTCGGCTACCTCGACACCGGCGCGCAGTACCGCGCGATCACGTGGTGGATGCTGACCAACGGCATCGACGTCGACGACGCGGTCGCGGTGGCCGACGCCAGCGCCAAGCCGGTGATCGTCTCCGGTACGGACCCGGCCGCCCCGACCATCACCGTCGACGGCCTCGACGCCGCGGGCCCGATCCGCAGCCAAGAGGTCACCGCCGCGGTCAGCGCGGTCAGCGCCGTCCCCGAGGTACGGGCCCTGATCACCGACCTCCAGCGCAGCATCGCCGCCGGGGCGCCGCACGGCATCGTCGTCGAGGGCCGGGACATCGGCATAACCGTCCTGCCGGACGCCGACCTCAAGGTCTTCCTCACCGCCTCCCCGGAGGCGCGGGCGGCCCGGCGCAACGGTGAGCTCAGGGGCAAGAACCCCGAGCTGGCCGCCGATCTGGCCGCCACCCGCGAGGCGCTGGTCAAGCGGGACGCCGCCGACTCCTCCCGGAAGACCTCCCCGCTGGCCAAGGCGGACGACGCGGTCGAGGTCGACACCACCGACCTGACGCTGGATCAGGTCATCGAGTGCGTAGTCACCCTCGTCGAGGGCGTCAGCGCCGAAAAAGCGGGGCGGGTCGCCCGGTGA
- a CDS encoding lysophospholipid acyltransferase family protein, whose amino-acid sequence MTDSGKPPSPRGAAVGRRIGIGLMYGLWQPRVLGAWRVPAGGPVILAVNHSHGIDGPMLMGTAPRPVHFLIKKEAFVGPLDPFLRGIGQLKVDRQSADRKAITDALGVLAAGGVLGIFPEGTRGEGDFASLRAGLAYFAVRSGAPVVPVAVLGSTDRPSRLNPALPRLRGRIDVVFGDAFDAGDGSGRRTRKALDEATVRIQERLTAHLAQARRLTGR is encoded by the coding sequence GTGACCGACTCCGGCAAGCCGCCGAGCCCGCGAGGCGCCGCGGTCGGCAGGCGGATCGGCATCGGGCTGATGTACGGCCTGTGGCAGCCGCGGGTGCTGGGCGCCTGGCGGGTGCCGGCCGGCGGGCCGGTGATCCTCGCCGTCAACCACTCCCACGGCATCGACGGCCCGATGCTGATGGGCACCGCCCCGCGACCGGTGCACTTCCTGATCAAGAAGGAAGCCTTCGTCGGCCCGCTGGACCCGTTCCTGCGGGGCATCGGGCAGCTGAAGGTGGACCGCCAGTCCGCCGACCGCAAGGCGATCACCGACGCGCTCGGGGTGCTGGCCGCCGGCGGGGTGCTGGGGATCTTCCCGGAAGGCACCCGCGGCGAGGGGGACTTCGCCTCCCTGCGGGCCGGGCTCGCGTACTTCGCGGTGCGCTCCGGCGCCCCGGTCGTCCCGGTGGCGGTGCTCGGCAGCACCGACCGCCCCAGCCGGCTCAACCCGGCCCTGCCGCGGCTGCGCGGTCGCATCGACGTCGTCTTCGGGGACGCCTTCGACGCGGGCGACGGCAGCGGGCGGCGCACCCGTAAGGCGCTGGACGAGGCGACCGTACGGATCCAGGAGCGGCTGACCGCCCACCTGGCACAGGCCCGGCGCCTTACCGGGCGCTGA